The Acropora muricata isolate sample 2 unplaced genomic scaffold, ASM3666990v1 scaffold_756, whole genome shotgun sequence DNA window gatcgggccggagaaggaggagcctatggaaatctcggtaatgctttcagGTCAGTGGGTGACTtacgaaaagccattgagtatcatgaaaaagacttgaaaattgcaatagaaatcggtgatcggtccggagaaagacgagcctatgcaaatttcggtaatgcttacttttcactgggtgacttccgaaaagccattgagtgtcatgaaaagcacttgaaaattgcaatagaaagcggtgatcgggccggagaaggaggagcctatggaaatctcggtaatgctttcagGTCAGTGGGTGACTtacgaaaagccattgagtatcatgaaaaagacttgaaaattgcaatagaaatcggtgatcggtccggagaaagacgagcctatgcaaatttcggtaatgcttacttttcactgggtgacttccgaaaagccattgaatatcatgataAAGACTTAACAGTTGgaacagaaattggtgatcgcgCTAGAGATGGACGAGacaatggaaatctcggtaatgcttacttttcacttgGTGACGtcggaaaagccattgagtatcatgaaaaagagttgaaaattgcaatagaaatcggtgatcgttccagagaaggaagagcctacgcaaatctcggtattgccttTAGGTTAcagggtgacttccgaaaagccattgagtatcatgaaaaccacttgaaaattgcaatagaaatcggtgatcgggccggagaaggacgagcctatggaaatctgggtaatgcttacgactcagtGGGTgacgtccgaaaagccattgtgtgtCTGAAAAAAGCCTTGAAAATTTTCATAGAAATTGGtcatcgggctggagaaggaggagcctatggaaatctcggtaatgcttacatgTCACTGGGTGACCTCCGAAAGGCCACTGAGTATTATAAAGGACACTTGAAAATTGTGAAAGAAAGCTTTGAACGGGCCGAAGAAGGAgcagcgtatggaaatctcggtaatgcttacaggtcactgggtgacatccgaagagccatcgagtatcatgagaaacacttaaaaattgcaatagaaatcggtcatcgggccggagaaggagcagcctatggaagtctcggtactgcttaccactcactgggtgacctCCAAAAAGGCATTAAGCATCAGGAAAAAgtcttgaaaattgcaataggaATCGGTGATCGGGAAGGAGAAGGAACGgcttatcacaatattggtGGGGCATACTGCATGCTTGGACAGTTTGACATTGCGGTGGTTAATTTTGTTTGTGCTGTGGGTGTGTTTAATGCTTTGAGATCTCTATGTAAGTCTGAAggtaatttgaaaatgaaatttcgtgaTTTGCATGAGGTCACGTACGTTTGCTTATGGTggtcattgctaagaattgggaagatcaacgaggctttggttgctgctgatcaaggacgagcgcagactttgtatGACAATTTGTTGACTCAATATGGACTCGCTTCACCGTCATCATGTACCACATTTGACTTCAAGGAGACAAGAATTCGCCTCTTCTCAGAGCTTTCTCCACAAATTATCTTTCTCGGACTTGAAGGACTTAGGatcaacatttggtttttgagcagggggcagaaagttgcatttcgacAAGGGATGCTAGAGGCTGATATCACAGAGACAGATCCCATACTTGCCTTACTACAAGCAGCTTTTACAAAAATCTTAGCTGAAGTTGAAGTAACatgcgaagatcgcacattAGATAAGTTAGACAATGAATCTTCGTCTAGTAGAGGAGTGTGTGAAGAGGTGGAAAAGTCATGCCAGTCTTCAGACAATCCTTTCAGGCCaatttatgatgcagttattgctccaattgttgacttgctcGGAACTCAattcgacgagttggtcattgtttcggacggtgcgctgtgctttaccccatgggccgcaattgttgaatcgattaggattcgcactgttccctctcttaccagttatcaattgatctcaagtgtacccgAGGGCCATCACAATAAGAAAGGGGCGCtgttggtcggaaatccgtgcttagaGGAGTTGAAGGAACCTCTACCCTACTTACCATGGGCTCAAagggaagtagaaatgattgcaaagattcttaacaccagacccctaacagggagggaggcaacaaaagctgaagtgataaaacggatgtcgtcagttggtttaattcacattgctgcccacggaaaggagagcactggagaaattgccttatctccaaaccttggatggacttccaagttccctcgagaaaaggatttcattttgaaaatgtccgatgtacaagcggccaatcttcgagctcgtcttgttgtcttaagttgctgtcacagtggacgaggcaaaatcttgaagggtgagggtgtggtcggtatcgcacgtgccttcttggcagctggtgctcgttctgtgttgatatccctgtgggcaatagacgacgaagctacaatggtgttcatgaaaaacttctaccaacacctgaaggaaggaaacaccgccagtgctgctgttcaccaaacgatgaaatcccttcgtgaatctgaaaAGTTTTCTAAGATggggtactgggctccattacaacttatcggagatgacgtcaagattgaattcgaggggGATGATGACGTCAATAGTTAGAGAAATAACAgtcttttgtttgtgtttggttAACATAATAACTAGAGTAATAAGTTTCTCTATTGCTCCTACTATTACTAATTTTCACTACTGATATCATATATATAATaagtaaaaacaataataatagcaaataATGGGGTGCAGGGATAGCACAGTGATGAGatcactcgcctcccaccaatgtggcccgcgTTCGATTCCCAGATGCCCATTccaatgtgggttgagtttgttggttctctgctcagCACTgaaaggttttctccgggaactccgatttcccctctcctcaaaaaccaaaaatttgacttgattgtgttaattgttaatttcagttacaGTGCTCTAGCGCTAGAACGACCAGACACTTAAATAaggttcctttccttttttctctataatggcaataataatattgataataataaaagagaTAAAAGTCAACTGTTATAAAAGATATACGTCTCCTCAAGACCCAACGAATTTCTAATCAGCCTCTTAAATGAGGGGATTGACTCGGCGAGTTTTGCTTTATTTGAGAACTGGTTCCATTGCATAATACCGCTAAATTTAAAACTACTTTTCAGAAATGTCCTTTCAGTTCGGGAAGTGTCGGATCAGTATCACTGATCTGAAATTTAATAGTCTCTTAAATCAGTATCTTAGATGTTGGAAAATAGTATATAAAAATTCTAAATAGTATATAAAAATACTTACATAACGCCCATTTTAGATAGCAAGATGTCTGTCGGAGACCCTAAAGACTCTGCGAACATTTTCAATAACTTTCTTGCAAACGTTGGTGAGACTAGCTACCGAAAAGGAAATCCCTCAAGCAAATCGGAACTTTTATCTGTAGTTTGAGTGTCGGGAAGTCCGTTCCATAAGTGTACCTGTCGCTATTTTGAAAAGTATCAGAGATTATACATCACACCTTTAGCATGGTTAGTTAATGCTCCTTTCACCAGTAGCCATTTTCCTTACAAGTTAGTTAAAATTGACAAGGATCACCCATATCTTAAAGAAAGGTTCGAGACTTGCCGGACAAAGACAAAAGCCAATTTCGGTTCTttcaagttttgtaaaataattgaaatagCTATGTATCATCGCCTCTATGGATATTTGGAAGATATTAAGAGACTCTATAAGCTTGTGTTTGGCTTTCGAGAACAATCCTCAACCTCGCACGTTCTTATCTCAATCACTGAATCTATTCGCCACTCCATTGATAATACTGAATTTGGTTGTGGTATATTTATTGATTTGAGGAAAAGGTTTAGATATAGTTAATCAAGCAATTCTAATAACTAAGGTCAACCATTATGGAATTAAAGGCAATGTGCATGAATGGTTTTAGTTGTATTTATGCCACAGAGAACAGTTTGTGATTGTAAGTGGTCATGACTCAATTTCCCTTCCATTAACCTGCGGTGTTCCACTAGGTTCCATATTAGgacccccttttttttttattataagtAAATGATTTGCCAAATACCTCAAGGTTACTAACATTTTATCTATGTGCTAATGATACTAAACTTTACATTTCTAGTACAAACCTCAATCACCTTGAAAGAATCCTAAATCAGGAACTCAAATCTGTTGCTGAAAGGGTGAAATGTAACCGCTTGGCACCCAGTATCTCAAATaacaaattttattctttttcattcCAATAAGCGAAAGCCCAATCAGTCACTGAGTCTTAAAATTGATAATGCACGCAGGTTGCTTACATGTATTACTGAGTCAAATTCTCTTTCACAATTTTATAGCTCCCCTAAAAACCTTTGTGAGGTACTGTTACATTTGTTAGCGACCGGTGTCTAGTATTGCGCATGAAGAAGGACCTTTTATCCCAAAGACAGTTTATACTGATGTTGTAttgtaataggccttttgcagctaacaatcacgtggtacaaaatccgccatgctggagggcaagctcattattattcccgcagtgggacatcaaaacaaaggcaagtcaagcttcactggttcaggtctctttgttttaatgtcccagtgcgggaataataatgagcttgccctccagcgcggcggattttgtaccacgtgatcgcttgTTGCAAAAAGCCTATTGTATTCTATTAGGATCACCCACTGGATTCGCCTCTGCTGTTTGGATGACCGCAAGTCACCTACTCCcaatcttgatttttttttttgcttattttcttCTTATTAATTTCAGTGTTAGTCTACTTGTGAACTGTATGCTCTGTAATGCCGAGTAGAGTTAAATAAAATCATCTATCTATCTAACAGAGACGTATCTCTATTAGGATGATGGCAATTAATTCTAGGATGGTGAACTGCTTGCAAAAGTTTCTTTCTTGGCAATTTTCCTTTGCAGGAATTTTTTTTGGGAATTgtcaccccccccccacccccacccgtGATTTCTAATGGTCCGCTCCTTACTGGTGGAGTACACTTCACTCCTGGTTTGCAGTTGGAAGTCCAAAGTCTGCGTTGACCGAAGCAAGAGCGCTGTTTTGGTCAAAATCACGCCGAAGTCACGCTTAACTTCCTCCAGAAAATTCAAACGACTTTTCTTTCGTGAATAACTAAAGCGCAGAGATACTTCACTTAAGAAAAATGCAAGTTActaatgataatattataaaaatttatTGCGTGCAAAAATCTTTATAAATGTAATCAAATGCGCGAGGTTCAATGTAACGTTAACTGAAGATTATATGATAAGGTTAAAAAGTCGTTTCGAACGATGAAGGAACTGACAATATCAACTTGATTCGATAGGTACCGAATTTGATAGCAATTTTTCACCGCCTACTTTGACCTTTTACGAAATCTCTTATTTTGAAGCTCGCTGGAAAATATAGTAATAAAaggtgaaacaatttttttatgcaGCTATCGCAATTACGACAAAAAATGGTCGGCAAGACGCTCTGGCATCAAGTCCAGAGGTAGAGCAGgcttggtattttgttggcgcacgCGCAGTTTCCCTAGCACTGAATTTCTTACCACACAACTAAGGTCAACTTGATACAAGGCATTTACTAGTACTAGGTTCTTCAACGTGTGGATAAGACGTTCAGTATGAACATGTGCGAGATGTGTGCTGTAATCATGGGATACGAATTGAACAAGCTATAGAAAGTCTGGGCTGAACGAGTGTCATTTAATGCAGGAAGACGAATGATGGTGTACACGTGGGGTGCTATAACTGGTGTCAAGTTTAATGGTTAGTAGCAATTGTTGCGGGAGTGAGAGTCATGAgcagaaagttgaaactgaagctAACAGACGAGAAAGGCTCAGACGAATTTAAACAACAGCAAATTTAAAGCGTTGTCAAATAATAACAAACATTTTATTCTCAACTATTTACACATGACATTTCGTCTTCTCCACGCAGTAGTTCAGTTCCTTAGTCACTATTTTTCGTTGCGGTCTATGGAGCAGTGAAGTGTGACGTCACCTCACCATAGCCATTTGTGTTCTGGACCTCAACGAACTACTCTCATTGGCCACTGGTTCTGAGCATTTCGGTGATGTTATCAGATAAACACCTGTCTTGGGCATGGGGCTAAAGTGGATAAAAACGAAGCAAATCACAGCAACAAAGGCTGATCTTAGTAGAAGAGAAATTGACTCAGACCACTCATCTGAAACTACTCGTGACTTATCGTCCGATGAAGTAGAAGTCCCAGTACTCCTCCTCTCTGCGCCGCTGTAAATCTCAACGACCTCTCTTGCTCGAAAGCCTCTTCAAGTTTGAGCCACTGAAAAAAAGCACGAAATAAATGTTAGGTTAAGTTAAGCCTCTAATTAAAGCCTCCTCGTGAAAATCAAGTGCAGGAGTGCAAGACTGCAACAGAGCGAGACTGCGGGAGCAATCGTTTTTCTTGCAATGCAGATCTATAAATACCCATTAATTATTCTAGTTCAAGAGTGCGAGACTTCGGGTGTGCGGGACTTCGGGTAAATTAGAGTGGAACCGCTCTTTCAGGATCGGGGATTGTTAAGTTGCTGTGAAGTGAAATAACAAACCTGTTGTATTCTTTGTAAATCAATCTCAGCTCTGCGCAGTTTTTCCCAGCAATAATGTTTTACACACTTCCTTTTGGAAGCCCGACAAAAATCTCCAGTTTCTTCAAAAACGTTGTGAACAACTGGACAGCCGCATACGTCCGAAGCGGAAATCTGTTTAAAGAAAGCAAATCAAAACTTTTAAGTAATTGGGGATGAGCTTAACCAACACGTGAGGAACTACGCAATCAACGCGCGACGAGAGTAAGACGCGCGAGGAAAATTGAGTACCCACGCAAGAGTTGCGAGTCGGTCACAGTATATTCGCATAGGATGAGACCAAGAAGTCACCTTGGTGGAAGGCAGAAGCCGATTACTTTCAATAATTCCCTGAGTCAACGTTTTCCTGAGCAGAGTTTCCAAGCAACAGTATGGCAGTATGGGTCAAACAGGGCTCCCTGATTTATGGGCTCCCTGAGGAGAGCTAGTTTTCTTATCTTTGCGCAAAAACTGTTCTCTCAAAACATATCTAACTTCTGTCTCATCCTAACAAACGATACGAACGGTCAAGACGTTTGCGTTATTGacgaaagtcacccagtgaattgGGTCTGACGAGTTACCTTCGGTTCCTTGGTGTGTTCCGGACATAAAACTCGGAGTCTTTTGCAGTAAATCTTTTGCTGAGAGTTGTAGTAGTCACAGAACAGATTCCTGAgcaaagagaggaaaaaaattgcacacACCATTTCGAATCAGATTTTGGATACTGGTTTACAGAATTTAGGTGAAATGGCGAAAACCTAAACGAAACCACGAAGCTTATCTCAAATGAGGTTTCTGTGCAGAATATAACGATGACTGGAAACATTAAAAACTTAATAATGTAACACAGGAGGAAGCATGTTTAAATACAAGCAAAACGAGTGCGGTCATTTGGCccatatttgtttgttttttttctctgacaAGATGAGCTACCAACACCGACACTCACGTAGACTCGGCCGAAGAGGGTAGAAACGGCTGGATTCCGTTTTCCGTgaaatttactttaaaaaaaaaggaaaaagtgcACAGTCTGTGATTGTAAATTGATACTGCTTCACTCGCATTctgttttttcttcctttttttgcacaaaaaaaaaattgcggaaCACCAGTACTTGCATGCACAGTTTGCGAACCTATGTTAGAACTGGGCACGACATTATGCTGATAGTTGCTATGCAACGGAAGGCACAAATAGAAATGCGAAAAGCATCACAGAAGACGCAAACAAAGTTACCCTGCACTTTTATAGATGGAGCCAAACGTTGTTAAGCTTTCATTctggaaaagagaaataatgaaagaaaattacaGTTTGAAAGGGCTGTAGGTGAAATGAGCTCCCTCATACACTTTCTTCACGTCTTTGTCAACCACCTTCGAACGAGGCTTCCGTGTTTGATAGTAAGGGAggtacaaaaatttggtatcacatGAATTGTTGAGGGTCAAGTTACTTCGAGCCTAAGACACAGAAGAAAAGAATGCCTTTACCTTTATGTAACACTTTTCCATGTGTCGCAGAGCCACTTTAGGAGCCAGCGGCAATCCGCAAGTGACACAGTGGAACTGAAGAT harbors:
- the LOC136908160 gene encoding tetratricopeptide repeat protein 28-like, with protein sequence MIEKGDRAEEGNAYRDLGNVCFSVGDFRKAIEYHEKHLKIAIELGDRAGEGRAYGSLGNAYNSLGDFQKAIDYHKKALKIAIEIGDQVVEGTAARDLANTYKSLGNIRKAIEYHENHLKIAIELGDRAGEGRAYGSLGDAYNSLGDFRNSIDYHEKALKIAIEIGDQVEEETASRDLGNAYKSLGDFRKAIEYHENRLKIAIELGERAREGRAYGSLGNAYSSLGDLQKAIGYHEKALKIAIEIGDQLAEGRTYGNLGIASRSLGDFPKAIEYHKKHLKIAMEIGDRAGQGRAYGNLGNAYFSLGDFRKGIECHEKHLKIAIEIGDRDGQRRAYGNLGDAFRSVGDIRKAIEYHEKRLKIAIELGDRDGEGGAYVDLGNAYFSLGDFRKAIECHEKHLKIAIESGDRAGEGGAYGNLGNAFRSVGDLRKAIEYHEKDLKIAIEIGDRSGERRAYANFGNAYFSLGDFRKAIECHEKHLKIAIESGDRAGEGGAYGNLGNAFRSVGDLRKAIEYHEKDLKIAIEIGDRSGERRAYANFGNAYFSLGDFRKAIEYHDKDLTVGTEIGDRARDGRDNGNLGNAYFSLGDVGKAIEYHEKELKIAIEIGDRSREGRAYANLGIAFRLQGDFRKAIEYHENHLKIAIEIGDRAGEGRAYGNLGNAYDSVGDVRKAIVCLKKALKIFIEIGHRAGEGGAYGNLGNAYMSLGDLRKATEYYKGHLKIVKESFERAEEGAAYGNLGNAYRSLGDIRRAIEYHEKHLKIAIEIGHRAGEGAAYGSLGTAYHSLGDLQKGIKHQEKVLKIAIGIGDREGEGTAYHNIGGAYCMLGQFDIAVVNFVCAVGVFNALRSLCKSEGNLKMKFRDLHEVTYVCLWWSLLRIGKINEALVAADQGRAQTLYDNLLTQYGLASPSSCTTFDFKETRIRLFSELSPQIIFLGLEGLRINIWFLSRGQKVAFRQGMLEADITETDPILALLQAAFTKILAEVEVTCEDRTLDKLDNESSSSRGVCEEVEKSCQSSDNPFRPIYDAVIAPIVDLLGTQFDELVIVSDGALCFTPWAAIVESIRIRTVPSLTSYQLISSVPEGHHNKKGALLVGNPCLEELKEPLPYLPWAQREVEMIAKILNTRPLTGREATKAEVIKRMSSVGLIHIAAHGKESTGEIALSPNLGWTSKFPREKDFILKMSDVQAANLRARLVVLSCCHSGRGKILKGEGVVGIARAFLAAGARSVLISLWAIDDEATMVFMKNFYQHLKEGNTASAAVHQTMKSLRESEKFSKMGYWAPLQLIGDDVKIEFEGDDDVNS
- the LOC136908196 gene encoding CXXC-type zinc finger protein 1-like; its protein translation is MRHTACRQEAQNKLLELDRLSNELDAFVERTKSAVVEETKTQETDTETETDLQFHCVTCGLPLAPKVALRHMEKCYIKNESLTTFGSIYKSAGNLFCDYYNSQQKIYCKRLRVLCPEHTKEPKISASDVCGCPVVHNVFEETGDFCRASKRKCVKHYCWEKLRRAEIDLQRIQQWLKLEEAFEQERSLRFTAAQRGGVLGLLLHRTISHE